A genomic stretch from Aedes albopictus strain Foshan chromosome 2, AalbF5, whole genome shotgun sequence includes:
- the LOC134283985 gene encoding uncharacterized protein LOC134283985, giving the protein MLLPDQTYEQASNHHRDYLRRSYDKFNRIIDLKEIDVKRLHRNIFDSDNVDEFVVLTNNEMKFCQASRSGSSSLPSGLGVSGPGSSGDSGGGKSPGKEDTDSAIWSTREQLKSKNDNGEIVSSNVVTSLEGSSSGRKSRVGERKSTGRRRQRSTRRPNDSSSSTLSSDIQTDAGSEVDGDDPWQDGPSDIRRSGDELENDYDKTSDFFNNIPEFQGESLGPFSLNNKNDLNIRTNIDILRACELFLMRNRIRPDFFCKYKTAVNASVSAPPSFPLSGTRTPVESINRKPKSVSPPMQRPPSAAHHHRTNLGTSAKTSAAINALYSVPNRAGKRRRFIATANTGK; this is encoded by the exons ATGTTGCTGCCAGATCAAACGTACGAACAGGCCAGCAACCATCATCGGGACTACTTACGGCGTTCATATGATAAATTCAACCGAATCATCGATCTGAAAGAAATCGATGTCAAGCGGCTGCACCGCAACATTTTCGACAGCGACAACGTGGACGAGTTCGTGGTGCTGACGAATAATGAGATGAAATTTTGTCAGGCCAGTCGAAGCGGTAGCAGCAGCTTGCCGAGCGGACTTGGCGTGAGTGGGCCCGGATCGAGCGGGGACAGTGGCGGTGGCAAGAGCCCGGGCAAAGAAGACACAGACAGTGCTATTTGGAGCACCAGAGAACAATTGAAAAGCAAGAATGACAATGGCGAAATTGTATCGTCGAATGTGGTAACAAGTCTCGAAGGATCGTCCTCAGGGCGAAAGAGCCGGGTTGGCGAGAGGAAAAGTACAGGACGGAGGCGTCAACGCTCAACGAGACGACCGAACGACAGCAGTAGCAGTACATTGAGCAGCGATATCCAAACGGACGCTGGCAGCGAGGTTGATGGCGACGACCCGTGGCAGGATGGACCCTCTGACATCCGGAGGAGCGGGGATGAACTGGAAAATGATTACGACAAGACGTCGGATTTCTTCAACAACATTCCGGAGTTTCAAGGTGAATCGCTGGGTCCGTTCAGTTTGAACAACAAGAACGATTTGAACATCAGAACCAACATTGATATCCTGCGTGCTTGTGAGTTGTTTCTGATGCGCAACCGTATCCGGCCGGACTTTTTCTGCAAGTACAAAACAGCCGTCAA TGCCTCCGTTTCGGCACCTCCTTCGTTTCCGCTGTCCGGCACGAGAACGCCCGTCGAAAGCATCAATCGTAAGCCAAAAAGCGTGTCTCCACCGATGCAACGGCCGCCATCCGCTGCTCACCACCACCGTACGAATCTGGGGACATCGGCCAAAACCAGTGCGGCGATCAATGCGCTCTACAGCGTGCCGAACCGGGCCGGCAAGAGGAGACGATTTATTGCGACTGCAAACACAGGTAAGTGA